In Poecilia reticulata strain Guanapo linkage group LG17, Guppy_female_1.0+MT, whole genome shotgun sequence, the following proteins share a genomic window:
- the LOC103478934 gene encoding SH2 domain-containing protein 1A-like isoform X2 — METEGAAVRSIYYGRIGSKVTEKLLEMFGRDGSFLLRDSETVPGAYCLKAPFVHTYRLERDGGGWYLQDLRGRLLRFGTVESLIDHHRSHPACHQGVAPLSLPLDRATVPSNWIQGLVYMEMNSGXSQSGQ, encoded by the exons ATGGAGACGGAGGGCGCCGCCGTTCGCTCCATCTACTACGGCCGGATCGGGAGCAAAGTCACCGAGAAGCTGCTGGAGATGTTCGGACGCGACGGCAGCTTTCTGCTGAGAGACAGCGAGACGGTGCCCGGGGCCTACTGTCT GAAGGCGCCCTTTGTACACACCTACAGGCTGGAGCGCGACGGCGGCGGCTGGTACCTCCAG gATTTAAGAGGAAGACTGCTGAGATTTGGGACTGTTGAGTCRCTGATCGATCACCACAGAAGCCACCCGGCCTGCCATCAGGGCGTAGCTCCCCTCAGCCTTCCTCTGGACAGAGCGACGGTACCGAGCAACTGGATTCAAG GACTCGTCTACATGGAGATGAACAGCGGCRGCAGCCAGTCTGGCCAGTGA
- the LOC103478934 gene encoding SH2 domain-containing protein 1A-like isoform X1: METEGAAVRSIYYGRIGSKVTEKLLEMFGRDGSFLLRDSETVPGAYCLCVRKAPFVHTYRLERDGGGWYLQDLRGRLLRFGTVESLIDHHRSHPACHQGVAPLSLPLDRATVPSNWIQGLVYMEMNSGXSQSGQ; encoded by the exons ATGGAGACGGAGGGCGCCGCCGTTCGCTCCATCTACTACGGCCGGATCGGGAGCAAAGTCACCGAGAAGCTGCTGGAGATGTTCGGACGCGACGGCAGCTTTCTGCTGAGAGACAGCGAGACGGTGCCCGGGGCCTACTGTCTGTGCGTGAG GAAGGCGCCCTTTGTACACACCTACAGGCTGGAGCGCGACGGCGGCGGCTGGTACCTCCAG gATTTAAGAGGAAGACTGCTGAGATTTGGGACTGTTGAGTCRCTGATCGATCACCACAGAAGCCACCCGGCCTGCCATCAGGGCGTAGCTCCCCTCAGCCTTCCTCTGGACAGAGCGACGGTACCGAGCAACTGGATTCAAG GACTCGTCTACATGGAGATGAACAGCGGCRGCAGCCAGTCTGGCCAGTGA